A window of the Phragmites australis chromosome 20, lpPhrAust1.1, whole genome shotgun sequence genome harbors these coding sequences:
- the LOC133901787 gene encoding protein indeterminate-domain 5, chloroplastic-like, which yields MAAASSVPFFGLGDTQMQPQGSSLQQNSAPTPAAAAAAPKKKRNQPSNPSPDAEVIALSPRTLLATNRFVCEVCNKGFPREQNLQLHRRGHNLPWKLKQKNPKEARRRVYLCPEPTCVHHDPSRALGDLTGIKKHYSRKHGEKKWKCDKCNKRYAVQSDWKAHSKTCGTREYRCDCGTLFSRRDSFITHRAFCDALARESAQMPPLGAGLYVGSCSMALGLSGAAPQMPAFADQAESSSAAAAATAQFNHIMPSSSGSSMFRSQASASSSFFLGGSGAPSPAQNFSEDGDHSQGGQGSLLHGKPAFHGLMQVQLPEQHQQPESNGNLLNLGFFSGNSSGAARGQDEHLVFLDQLNGSGGSSNAGQGSVISSLGNHLSCSFPSLYNTSVSAGLPQNSATALLLKAAQMGSTSSSQNGPSVLLRAAGFGAGGHQGDSRAAGERTAHETHFHDLIMNSLAGGGGGFSGAAGFGGVDDGKLSTRDFLGVGRGSAMAPPGLHIGALDPAQMK from the exons ATGGCGGCCGCCTCATCCGTGCCCTTCTTTGGGCTCGGCGACACGCAGATGCAGCCACAAGGTTCGTCGCTGCAGCAAAACTCCGCACCcactcctgccgccgccgccgccgcgccgaagaagaagaggaaccaGCCAAGCAATCCAA GCCCCGATGCGGAGGTGATCGCGCTGTCCCCGCGGACGCTGCTAGCGACGAACCGCTTCGTGTGCGAGGTGTGCAACAAGGGGTTCCCGCGGGAGCAGAACCTGCAGCTGCACCGGCGCGGGCACAACCTGCCGTGGAAGCTGAAGCAGAAGAATCCCAAGGAGGCGCGGCGGCGGGTGTACCTGTGCCCGGAGCCGACGTGCGTGCACCACGACCCGTCCCGGGCGCTGGGCGACCTCACGGGGATCAAGAAGCACTACAGCCGCAAGCACGGCGAGAAGAAGTGGAAGTGCGACAAGTGCAACAAACGCTACGCCGTGCAGTCCGACTGGAAGGCGCACTCCAAGACCTGCGGCACCCGCGAGTACCGATGCGACTGTGGCACACTCTTCTCCAG GAGGGACAGCTTCATCACCCACCGCGCTTTCTGCGACGCGCTGGCTCGTGAGAGCGCGCAGATGCCACCCTTGGGCGCCGGCCTCTACGTCGGCTCCTGCAGCATGGCCCTCGGGCTCTCCGGCGCGGCCCCGCAGATGCCTGCCTTTGCAGACCAAGCAGAGTCctcttcagcagcagcagcagcaaccgcGCAGTTCAATCACATCATGCCATCGTCCTCGGGCTCCTCCATGTTTCGCTCTCAGGCGTCGGCCTCCTCGTCGTTCTTcctcggcggcagcggcgctCCTTCTCCCGCCCAGAACTTCTCCGAGGACGGTGACCACTCCCAGGGCGGCCAGGGCTCTCTGCTCCACGGCAAGCCGGCCTTCCACGGCCTGATGCAAGTGCAACTCCCCGAGCAGCACCAGCAACCGGAAAGCAACGGTAACCTCCTGAACCTTGGGTTCTTCTCTGGCAACAGCAGCGGCGCGGCCCGCGGCCAGGACGAGCACCTTGTCTTCCTAGACCAGctcaacggcagcggcggcagcagcaacgCTGGGCAGGGTAGCGTGATCTCGTCCCTGGGGAACCACCTCAGCTGCAGCTTCCCTTCCCTGTACAACACATCTGTGTCGGCCGGCCTGCCGCAGAACTCAGCGACGGCGCTCCTACTCAAGGCGGCTCAGATGGGCTCGACATCGAGCAGCCAAAACGGTCCGAGCGTGCTGCTCCGTGCCGCCGGCTTCGGTGCCGGTGGTCATCAGGGGGATAGCAGGGCTGCAGGAGAAAGGACGGCGCACGAAACGCACTTCCATGACCTCATCATGAATTCtctggcgggcggcggcggcggcttctccGGTGCCGCAGGTTTCGGGGGCGTGGACGACGGCAAGCTGAGCACAAGGGACTTCCTCGGCGTCGGCAGGGGCTCGGCTATGGCTCCGCCCGGGCTCCACATCGGTGCACTGGACCCGGCCCAGATGAAGTGA